A genomic region of Salvelinus namaycush isolate Seneca chromosome 7, SaNama_1.0, whole genome shotgun sequence contains the following coding sequences:
- the runx1 gene encoding runt-related transcription factor 1 isoform X2 has translation MVFLWDAKYDPAPGRRFTPPSTTLLSGKMSEGLPLGAQESSSAALVGKLRIADRGMVEVLSDHPGELMRTDSPNFICSVLPTHWRCNKTLPIAFKVVAFGDIPDGTLVTVMAGNDENYSAELRNATAALKNQVARFNDLRFVGRSGRGKSFTLTITVFTNPPQVATYQRAIKITVDGPREPRRHRQKLEDVKTGALAFSERLSELEQLRRSSMRVTPPHHHHHHAPTPNPRPGLNPAQFSNPTHHTQIPDSRQMQTSPSWSYEQSYPYLGQITTPTVHSTTPISPSRSSLSDLSSRLSGPDLTAFSDPRMSLDRPFSSLGSLPDSRYSDPRMHYPTGAFTYTPTPVSNGAIGLTMATTPAGRYHTYLPPPYPTNAPQGQGGPFQAGSSPYHLYYSTAAGSYQFSMMAGGGGERSPPRIFPPCTNASTGSSLLHPSLPNQSEGVGVEAEGSHSSSPTNMVPEAVWRPY, from the exons ATGGTCTTCCTTTGGGACGCCAAATACG ACCCAGCACCTGGTCGGCGCTTCACCCCCCCTTCCACCACCCTATTGTCAGGTAAGATGAGTGAGGGTCTGCCCCTGGGTGCCCAGGAGAGCAGTAGCGCCGCCCTGGTGGGAAAGCTGCGTATTGCAGACCGAGGCATGGTGGAGGTGCTGTCAGATCACCCTGGAGAACTGATGAGGACAGACAGCCCCAACTTCATCTGTTCTGTCCTACCCACACACTGGAGGTGCAACAAGACGCTGCCCATCGCATTcaag GTGGTTGCCTTTGGTGATATCCCTGACGGTACCTTGGTCACGGTGATGGCAGGGAACGATGAGAACTACTCAGCAGAGCTCCGCAATGCCACGGCCGCCCTCAAGAACCAGGTGGCTCGCTTCAACGACCTGCGCTTCGTAGGCCGCAGCGGACgag GGAAGAGTTTCACTCTGACCATCACGGTGTTCACCAACCCTCCCCAGGTGGCCACCTACCAGAGAGCTATCAAGATCACCGTGGACGGGCCCAGAGAACCACGCC gccacaGACAGAAGCTGGAGGATGTGAAGACGGGAGCATTGGCCTTCTCCGAGCGTCTGAGTGAGCTGGAGCAGCTAAGGCGGAGCTCCATGAGGGTCACGCCccctcaccatcatcaccaccacgcCCCCACTCCCAATCCCCGGCCCGGCCTGAACCCGGCCCAGTTCAGCaaccccacacaccacacacagatacCAG ACTCTAGGCAGATGCAGACATCTCCGTCGTGGTCCTATGAGCAGTCCTACCCCTACCTGGGTCAGATAACCACGCCCACCGTCCACTCAACCACGCCCATCTCACCCAGCCGCTCCTCCCTCAGTGACCTGTCCAGCCGCCTCTCAg GCCCTGACCTCACAGCCTTCAGCGACCCCCGTATGTCCCTGGATCGCCCGTTCTCCTCACTGGGCTCGCTCCCTGACAGCCGCTACTCTGACCCACGCATGCACTACCCTACTGGGGCCTTCACATACACCCCTACCCCTGTATCCAACGGCGCCATCGGACTCACCATGGCAACCACCCCTGCTGGGCGCTACCACACCTACCTCCCCCCACCCTACCCCACAAACGCCCCCCAGGGCCAAGGTGGACCCTTCCAGGCCGGTTCCTCTCCCTACCACCTGTATTATAGCACGGCCGCTGGGTCCTACCAATTCTCCATGATGGCGGGGGGAGGCGGGGAGCGGTCTCCTCCGAGGATATTCCCTCCCTGCACCAACGCATCCACAGGCTCCTCCCTTCTGCACCCGTCTCTGCCAAATCAGAGCGAAGGGGTGGGGGTGGAAGCGGAGGGAAGTCACAGTAGCTCCCCTACCAATATGGTACCCGAGGCCGTATGGCGGCCATATTGA
- the LOC120051426 gene encoding protein downstream neighbor of son homolog, whose protein sequence is MSQQAGYSPSFKRPAEILRMRRKKARSEGVSSGGRGAISSPCEGASISAVRPLSTGPLFGQGRSGGGVKRRNPFTSIENTFISSPAKKKVFIYTDDDADSSDYVKPGGAAGVEGEKSTTRTLPFSERLLQAEELSKDVPGKKPTSLSEDDSLFEDEDLFQEERTPILKSPQAGAVTSIVPPACVEYPADWSLKTRLLFTSLLPFSWAVQPRATEEAQGLTQHCRGQYTTIPQSIQDPRTSAELRCGFQQCLQFWQHPSLSWLSLFPRIGAERSFTGKNIPWAQDMALQQSLMSEWSVSLSSLYSLLKARLCPYFYVCSYQFTALFRASGLAGNSSITALLTPTTRGLREAMKAEGIEFTLPLLEERRRKKSKEQGSTSHSQETDGEEEETLSEASDKDDDDDGGFSWLTEMGVQDKIKKPDNISIKLHNERNSVCLDHKPESVVCVSGTHTFTLINFLINCKSLVAGAGSQAGLPPTLLAPKAFRGATLHSLKARSVNVKTRVRAGYQDVCSLEVTGPIMPHSLHALTRLLRPAQRGGFSTALYTHEPTAVLNTHTATREQAEQAVELDGCGLHPSTIQQLREPSTLGKSPLRQLHLNNYSYTWKT, encoded by the exons ATGTCACAACAAGCTGGTTACTCACCTAGTTTCAAAAGACCAGCTGAAATCCTGCGAATGCGGAGGAAGAAAGCCCGCAGCGAGGGTGTCAGTTCTGGCGGCCGAGGCGCGATTTCCAGCCCGTGTGAGGGTGCCTCTATATCCGCTGTTCGACCATTATCCACAGGACCCCTGTTCGGCCAGGGTCGCTCTGGTGGGGGAGTGAAGCGGAGAAACCCATTTACTAGCATCGAGAACACCTTCATCAGCAGCCCAGCTAAGAAGAAGGTCTTTATTTACACTGATGACGACGCCGACTCTTCGGATTATGTGAAGCCGGGCGGCGCTgcaggagtggagggagagaagtcaACAACAAGAACGCTGCCATTTAGTGAACGACTTCTCCAGGCAGAAGAACTAAGCAAAGACGTGCCCGGCAAG AAACCAACTTCTCTGTCTGAAGACGACTCACTGTTTGAAGATGAGGATTTGTTCCAGGAGGAGAGAACACCCATACTGAAG agtccCCAGGCTGGTGCAGTAACCTCCATAGTGCCCCCTGCGTGTGTGGAGTACCCTGCAGACTGGAGCCTGAAGACGCGTCTCCTTTTCACCTCCCTGCTCCCCTTCTCCTGGGCTGTACAGCCCAGAGCTACAGAGGAGGCCCAGGGTCTTACCCAGCACTGTAGAGGAcaatacactactataccacagaGTATACAG GACCCTCGGACATCTGCTGAGCTACGATGTGGGTTCCAGCAGTGTCTGCAGTTCTGGCAGCACCCGTCCCTGTCCTGGCTCTCTCTGTTCCCCCGGATAGGAGCAGAGAGAAGCTTCACTGGCAAGAACATCCCCTGGGCCCAGGACATGGCACTTCAACAGAGCCTCATGAGTGAATG gTCAGTGAGCCTGTCCTCCCTGTACAGTCTATTGAAGGCCAGACTATGTCCATATTTCTATGTGTGTTCCTACCAGTTCACTGCTCTTTTCAGAGCCTCCGGACTGGCAGGGAACAGCAGCATCACTGCACTACTCACCCCAACCACTAGGGGGCTCAGGGAGGCTATGAAGGCTGAAG GTATTGAGTTCACACTCCCCCtgctggaagagaggaggaggaagaagagcaaGGAGCAGGGATCAACCTCACACAGccaggagacagatggagaggaggaggagacactgtctGAAGCCAGTGACaaggatgatgatgacgatggtgGGTTTTCCTGGCTGACGGAGATGGGAGTGCAGGATAAGATTAAGAAACCAGACAACATCTCCATCAAACTGCACAACGAGCGCAACTCGGTGTGTTTAGACCACAAGCCAGAGTCTGTAGTCTGTGTGTCGGGAACGCACACCTTCACTCTCATCAACTTCCTCATCAACTGTAAGAGCCTGGTGGCAGGGGCTGGATCACAGGCAGGCCTGCCCCCCACCCTACTGGCCCCTAAAGCCTTCAGAGGAGCTACGCTACACTCACTCAAG GCGCGTAGTGTGAACGTGAAGACCCGGGTGCGTGCTGGGTACCAGGACGTGTGCAGTCTAGAGGTGACGGGACCCATAATGCCTCATTCTCTCCACGCCTTGACCCGCCTGCTTCGGCCTGCTCAGAGAGGAGGCTTCAGCaccgcactctacacacacgaaCCCACCGCAGTCCTCAACACGCACACCGCCACCAGGgaacag gcTGAGCAGGCTGTAGAGCTGGATGGATGTGGTCTTCATCCCAGCACCATCCAGCAGCTCCGGGAGCCCTCTACCTTGGGGAAGTCTCCCCTCAGACAGCTCCACTTGAACAACTACTCCTACACATGGAAGACCTGA
- the runx1 gene encoding runt-related transcription factor 1 isoform X1 codes for MASNSIFESMSSYQPCFIRDPAPGRRFTPPSTTLLSGKMSEGLPLGAQESSSAALVGKLRIADRGMVEVLSDHPGELMRTDSPNFICSVLPTHWRCNKTLPIAFKVVAFGDIPDGTLVTVMAGNDENYSAELRNATAALKNQVARFNDLRFVGRSGRGKSFTLTITVFTNPPQVATYQRAIKITVDGPREPRRHRQKLEDVKTGALAFSERLSELEQLRRSSMRVTPPHHHHHHAPTPNPRPGLNPAQFSNPTHHTQIPDSRQMQTSPSWSYEQSYPYLGQITTPTVHSTTPISPSRSSLSDLSSRLSGPDLTAFSDPRMSLDRPFSSLGSLPDSRYSDPRMHYPTGAFTYTPTPVSNGAIGLTMATTPAGRYHTYLPPPYPTNAPQGQGGPFQAGSSPYHLYYSTAAGSYQFSMMAGGGGERSPPRIFPPCTNASTGSSLLHPSLPNQSEGVGVEAEGSHSSSPTNMVPEAVWRPY; via the exons ACCCAGCACCTGGTCGGCGCTTCACCCCCCCTTCCACCACCCTATTGTCAGGTAAGATGAGTGAGGGTCTGCCCCTGGGTGCCCAGGAGAGCAGTAGCGCCGCCCTGGTGGGAAAGCTGCGTATTGCAGACCGAGGCATGGTGGAGGTGCTGTCAGATCACCCTGGAGAACTGATGAGGACAGACAGCCCCAACTTCATCTGTTCTGTCCTACCCACACACTGGAGGTGCAACAAGACGCTGCCCATCGCATTcaag GTGGTTGCCTTTGGTGATATCCCTGACGGTACCTTGGTCACGGTGATGGCAGGGAACGATGAGAACTACTCAGCAGAGCTCCGCAATGCCACGGCCGCCCTCAAGAACCAGGTGGCTCGCTTCAACGACCTGCGCTTCGTAGGCCGCAGCGGACgag GGAAGAGTTTCACTCTGACCATCACGGTGTTCACCAACCCTCCCCAGGTGGCCACCTACCAGAGAGCTATCAAGATCACCGTGGACGGGCCCAGAGAACCACGCC gccacaGACAGAAGCTGGAGGATGTGAAGACGGGAGCATTGGCCTTCTCCGAGCGTCTGAGTGAGCTGGAGCAGCTAAGGCGGAGCTCCATGAGGGTCACGCCccctcaccatcatcaccaccacgcCCCCACTCCCAATCCCCGGCCCGGCCTGAACCCGGCCCAGTTCAGCaaccccacacaccacacacagatacCAG ACTCTAGGCAGATGCAGACATCTCCGTCGTGGTCCTATGAGCAGTCCTACCCCTACCTGGGTCAGATAACCACGCCCACCGTCCACTCAACCACGCCCATCTCACCCAGCCGCTCCTCCCTCAGTGACCTGTCCAGCCGCCTCTCAg GCCCTGACCTCACAGCCTTCAGCGACCCCCGTATGTCCCTGGATCGCCCGTTCTCCTCACTGGGCTCGCTCCCTGACAGCCGCTACTCTGACCCACGCATGCACTACCCTACTGGGGCCTTCACATACACCCCTACCCCTGTATCCAACGGCGCCATCGGACTCACCATGGCAACCACCCCTGCTGGGCGCTACCACACCTACCTCCCCCCACCCTACCCCACAAACGCCCCCCAGGGCCAAGGTGGACCCTTCCAGGCCGGTTCCTCTCCCTACCACCTGTATTATAGCACGGCCGCTGGGTCCTACCAATTCTCCATGATGGCGGGGGGAGGCGGGGAGCGGTCTCCTCCGAGGATATTCCCTCCCTGCACCAACGCATCCACAGGCTCCTCCCTTCTGCACCCGTCTCTGCCAAATCAGAGCGAAGGGGTGGGGGTGGAAGCGGAGGGAAGTCACAGTAGCTCCCCTACCAATATGGTACCCGAGGCCGTATGGCGGCCATATTGA